In the genome of Triticum urartu cultivar G1812 chromosome 5, Tu2.1, whole genome shotgun sequence, one region contains:
- the LOC125508033 gene encoding uncharacterized protein LOC125508033, whose translation MPSINPVVQHRVPKIGMPPPDRPGPAPWQRAYPPILTFNFNGRSHHDLSAPLVEPASLGEQSSRWPSRFPPAGRGVEALFPRGCSEVLLIRAPSSVLEHHGKAKNKKGGSTYCGEGEVMVASPDKLITLALLEY comes from the exons ATGCCATCCATCAACCCCGTCGTCCAGCACCGGGTGCCTAAGATCGGCATGCCTCCTCCCGAT CGTCCTGGACCAGCGCCATGGCAACGAGCGTATCCCCCTATCCTGACCTTCAACTTCAATGGCAGATCCCACCACGACTTGTCAGCACCGTTGGTGGAACCAGCGTCCTTAGGTGAGCAATCGTCCAGATGGCCATCACGCTTCCCCCCAGCAG GTAGAGGAGTAGAGGCGTTGTTTCCACGGGGCTGTAGTGAGGTGTTGCTGATTAGAGCACCATCATCAGTTCTTGAGCACCATGGCAAGGCAAAG AATAAAAAAGGAGGTAGTACTTATTGTGGGGAAGGtgaagtgatggttgcttcgcccGACAAACTTATTACTCTGGCATTATTGGAGTACTAG